A genomic window from Deltaproteobacteria bacterium includes:
- a CDS encoding tyrosine-type recombinase/integrase, producing the protein MNEASPTAPALRMWIEFFDDLQNIRGRSLNTVMAYRRDLEIWEDYRRTHKDVLGFFEFMKGRGLSTRSQARVISSLRTYFRFLEAQGLAAPELRELRPPKVKAGLPKSLSAEEFQRLYDAAESESLAKTARNRITLLLLYGLGCRVSELISLNLSDFNETDQWLSIFGKGGKERAVPLTKNLAGELRAYLVAARPQLLKDATEAVLINDRGRRPSRVDVWRWLATWSTKAGFAEPVNPHRFRHGCATALLESGADLRSIQVLLGHASIQTTQIYTAVAGRTLVETIAEHHPMSGLESRLDPDLGKI; encoded by the coding sequence ATGAATGAAGCATCGCCGACCGCACCAGCGCTTCGAATGTGGATCGAGTTTTTTGATGACCTTCAAAACATTCGCGGACGTTCTTTGAACACCGTAATGGCCTACCGCCGAGATCTTGAGATCTGGGAAGATTACCGACGCACTCACAAAGACGTTCTTGGATTCTTTGAATTTATGAAGGGGCGGGGACTTTCAACTCGGTCCCAGGCACGCGTGATTTCCAGTCTTCGAACTTATTTTCGTTTTCTGGAAGCACAGGGTTTAGCTGCCCCAGAGCTTCGTGAACTTAGGCCGCCAAAAGTTAAAGCGGGGCTTCCGAAAAGCCTTTCAGCTGAAGAGTTCCAAAGACTCTATGATGCGGCTGAAAGCGAAAGTTTGGCAAAAACAGCGCGCAATCGCATCACGCTTTTGCTTTTGTATGGCCTTGGCTGCCGAGTGAGCGAATTGATTTCGCTAAATCTTTCGGACTTTAACGAAACTGACCAATGGCTTTCGATTTTCGGAAAAGGCGGCAAAGAGCGCGCGGTGCCGCTGACAAAGAATTTAGCGGGTGAGCTTCGCGCGTATTTGGTCGCGGCGCGTCCGCAGCTTTTAAAGGACGCGACAGAGGCCGTTCTGATCAATGATCGCGGACGCAGACCATCGCGAGTTGATGTGTGGCGCTGGCTTGCGACCTGGTCGACGAAAGCAGGTTTTGCTGAGCCCGTTAATCCGCATCGCTTCCGTCATGGATGCGCAACTGCTCTTCTAGAGTCTGGGGCTGATCTCCGGTCGATTCAGGTTCTACTGGGACACGCTTCAATTCAGACCACCCAAATCTACACGGCTGTAGCCGGTAGAACTTTGGTCGAAACGATCGCGGAACATCACCCGATGTCAGGCCTAGAATCGCGACTTGATCCGGATCTCGGAAAAATCTGA
- a CDS encoding ATP-binding protein, with protein sequence MIQKSIVLRSLMLKSEIASDIRVELRLVPGLPGIRFLGLPDQSLRESETRIRSALRASGYQFPKGRMLLVDVLPRDGKKHGRGLDLPVAVGFLLLTGQLELRDWEKKIFYGDVSLAGQISAPFDWLRACLFSDRSMITGQMASLGGPGESALNRLQEIAEGRVETVRTLHDFRLEEIALKRPASGQAESVDVPSEQRHFLALNSHLKFTPFSAKIAAIAAAGGHPVLLAGPQGSGKSTLARVIHYLRPRVLETELRELELWSGKGERPLLEPHHSASLIAMVGGGNPVRPGIVTKAHLGSLLMDEVLLFKPEVQESLREPLETGKVCLARGTENRTLPAEFLLLGTTNLCQCGRWTPDQPDSCSCSSRVRSLYEGKLRGPFVDRFQMLVFTSSWNPSLGDIQLEEVLSQVERADGFQRKYGRSGNRRWQPSNAELRNLKWVPKTGSERRRLSVLRVARTIADLDLREELNQEDLRFAVAIALDSFQALQNEGR encoded by the coding sequence ATGATTCAAAAATCCATCGTGCTTCGCTCGCTGATGCTGAAGTCCGAAATCGCCTCTGATATTCGAGTCGAACTTCGTTTAGTGCCTGGGCTTCCTGGAATTCGATTTTTGGGCCTTCCGGATCAAAGTCTTAGGGAGTCAGAAACTCGAATTCGAAGTGCCCTGCGCGCCTCAGGCTATCAGTTTCCTAAAGGGCGAATGCTTCTCGTCGACGTTCTTCCGCGAGATGGTAAAAAACATGGGCGCGGCCTTGATCTTCCCGTCGCCGTTGGATTTCTTTTACTCACCGGCCAATTGGAACTGCGTGATTGGGAAAAAAAGATTTTTTATGGCGATGTCAGTCTCGCAGGACAAATCTCTGCACCATTCGACTGGCTGAGGGCATGTCTTTTTTCCGATCGGTCGATGATCACCGGGCAAATGGCAAGTCTAGGAGGTCCGGGCGAATCGGCCTTAAATCGCCTTCAGGAGATCGCGGAAGGACGTGTGGAAACAGTCCGCACTCTTCACGACTTCCGCCTCGAAGAAATAGCACTAAAGCGACCTGCCTCAGGTCAGGCGGAAAGTGTCGATGTACCTAGTGAACAGCGGCACTTTTTAGCGTTGAATTCTCATCTCAAATTCACACCCTTCAGCGCTAAGATTGCAGCGATTGCCGCTGCCGGGGGCCATCCTGTTTTACTTGCAGGTCCGCAGGGTTCTGGGAAGTCGACGCTTGCGCGAGTTATTCATTACTTAAGACCGAGGGTATTGGAAACGGAACTGCGAGAACTAGAACTCTGGTCAGGAAAGGGAGAGCGGCCACTTTTAGAGCCGCATCATTCGGCCAGTCTCATTGCGATGGTGGGCGGAGGAAATCCCGTGCGTCCGGGGATCGTGACGAAGGCTCACCTGGGCTCGCTTCTCATGGATGAGGTTTTACTTTTTAAGCCCGAAGTGCAGGAATCTCTTCGTGAACCGCTTGAAACTGGAAAGGTGTGCCTTGCTCGCGGAACAGAAAACAGAACTTTGCCGGCCGAATTTTTATTATTGGGTACAACCAATCTCTGCCAATGTGGCCGATGGACTCCCGATCAACCGGATTCGTGTTCTTGTTCAAGCCGTGTCCGAAGCCTCTACGAAGGTAAACTGCGCGGTCCGTTTGTTGACCGATTTCAAATGTTGGTTTTCACGTCATCTTGGAATCCTTCATTAGGCGATATTCAACTTGAGGAGGTTCTCAGTCAGGTTGAACGTGCGGACGGATTTCAGAGGAAGTACGGGCGAAGCGGTAATCGAAGATGGCAGCCTTCGAACGCCGAGCTCAGAAACTTAAAGTGGGTTCCGAAGACAGG